Part of the Vagococcus jeotgali genome, TTGATTTTTTCTCCAGTTCAATAATCATAAAATAAGCGTACAGTATATGTTCATATTTTTCAAGAATAGACTGTAGTTATTTCTAAATTATCATGTTAAAAATACTCTGATTGTCAATAAAAATAGAGAGAATTATAACATGATATATTTTTTATTGACAACTCAGACTAATCTAGTTATGATATAAATCGAAAGTTCATTTGCCGCTTTAGCTCAGCTGGTAGAGCACCACCATGGTAAGGTGGGGGTCGTCGGTTCAAGTCCGACAAGTGGCTTCATCAAAAAACACTCAGTTTAACGAGAAACTGAGTGTTTTTTTATTTAGAATCTTTAATTGGTTCTAAAATAATAGGTTTAATATCAGAATTGTCACCTTTTGGAGTTAGTTTGATATTGTCACCATCTTTTTCGATAATGAAGTTTGTGTTTAAATCATAATTTTGATTTTCTAAATGTAAATCTTTGTTTTCTAGAGAATAATTAGCTTCTAACTCCATATTCTCAATCACAGCACCAGCTAGCTCTTTAGACATTTGTTTTTCTTCTTTAGACATGGTATCATCATCTATTTTATCGAAGTTTGTATGCTTTTTATCTAGCTTAGCTTTAACAGTATCATCAGTGAAAGTGAAGATAAAAGCCATATCCTCATTTTTTTCACCATCAACTGTTGCTGACCAAGTATGTTTTTCAATATCTTTTTTAGAGATTTTAGAGCTATTACCACATGCAACTAAAAAGAATAGGGTAGCGATTGATAAAATAATTGCACTGATCTTTTTCTTGTTCATAATAGTATATCTCCTTCTTCAAATTAGATTATAATTTTTTAACAAACTCAGACTTCAATTTCATAGGACCAAAGCCATCAACTTTACAATCGATATTATGATCGCCTTCGACTAAACGAATGTTTTTAACTTTTGTTCCTTGTTTGATTGGTTGACTGGCACCTTTAACTTTCAAATCTTTAATAACTGTAACAGAGTCACCATCTACTAATACGTTACCATTAGAATCTTTGACAACTGCTTCATCTGTTTCAACTTCTTCTATTTCATTCCATTCATGCGCACATTCTGGACAAACAAATAATGAACTATCTTCATAAGTATAGCTAGAGCCACACTTTGGACAATTTGGTAGAGTTTCCAATTAAATAACCTCCCTTCTTTAAATCACCTTTATTGTATCTTATTTCTAAAAAAAAATAAAGTTTATTGTATAAAAATATTATATTCTGCACCAAGGGGACATTAAATAAAAAATTCATAATAGAAAATAAAAAATGATGTTTGGAATTTGCATATAATCATGTATAATGATAGGAGCAAATTTAAAGTAAAGGAGGGCCCTTTCTTGAGAGATAAAGAGGATGATTATAATCCAGTTGGAGATGATGAAAATCATCAAGTGCCAATAGATAATGAAGGGTCAATTCATGGGGAGCACAAACAAACTCATGACACATTAAATGATAAAGAGGACATAGAAAAGCGTTTTAATAAGCGTCAAAAAGAAAATAATATGGTTAGAAAAATCGTTTGGATAGTCGTTGTCGTATTGTTGTTAGTTTTAGGTATAGCTAGTTTTTCTTTTTATAGCTATTTTACTACAAGCTTGAAGCCACTAAATAGCAAAGATGATGACCTTGTGCAAATAGAGATTCCCATAGGTAGCAGTAGTAAAGATATTGGCCAAATTTTAGAGAAAAATCATGTTATTAAAAGTGGGCTTGTTTTTTCTTACTATGTAAAGATGAATAATAGAAGTGATTTTCAAGCAGGTTTTTATCAAATGGCTCCTAATATGACTTTAGATGAAATTTCTGAGAGTCTAGAAAATGGGGGAACAGATGAGCCTATCAGTTTAGCAGATGCAAAACTAACTATTCCAGAAGGGTATACAGTAGCTCAAATTGCTAAACTTGTAGCTGATAATACAGACATAACTGAAGATGACTTTTTAGTATTAATGAAAAATGATGATTATTTCAATGTTCTAGTTGATAAATATCCAGAGCTATTAACTAGTGCTAAAGAAGCAAAAGATGTGAGGTATAAGTTAGAAGGGTATTTATATCCTGCTACTTATTATTACTACCAAGATATGTCTTTAGAAGACTTAGTGACACAAATGGTTGATAAAACTAATCAAGTAATGACACCGTTTTATGAGACAATCAAACAAAAAAACCTAACTGTTCAACAAGTTTTAACATTAGCTTCATTAGTTGAAAAAGAAGGGCTGACAGAAGAGGATCGCCGTAAAATTTCTCAAGTTTTCTTTAATAGATTAGCTATTGAGATGCCTTTACAATCAGATATTTCTATTCTTTATGCTAAAGATGAACATAAGGTCCATCTATCTGAAAAAGATACTTTAGTGGACTCACCGTATAATTTATATGTAAATAAAGGAACAGGTCCTGGTCCATTTAATAATCCAAGTGAGCAGGCGATCAAAGCTGTATTAAATCCTGATCCAATTGATGATTTATATTTCTTAGCAGACGTTTCAACTGGAAAGGTTTATTATGCTAAGACATATGATGAGCATTTGGCTTATAAAAAAGAATATATTGATGATAAAGTAGAATAATACGTAAAATGACAAAAAAATAGACATTTTAGTTTTAAATGTTTACATTTAATTCATTGCATGGTATTGTATTTGTTATGTAAAATAGATGAGCTTTCTTAGATTAAAAAATAAGAAGGCTCATCCTTTGTCTTATCAAATAAGACAGCTATAATTTAATTTACTGAGGAGAAGTGAGATTTATGGAAAAAGTTTATCCGATGACTTTAGAAGGTAAGGAAAAACTAGAAGAAGAACTTGAAATGCTGAAAACGGTTAAGCGTAAAGAAATCGTTGAACGTATTAAGATTGCAAGAAGTTTTGGAGACCTATCAGAAAACTCTGAGTATGAATCTGCTAAAGATGAGCAAGCTTTTGTTGAAGGAAAAATTACATCATTAGAAAATATGATTCGTTTTGCTGAGATTATTGATAATGATAATACAGATAGTAGCGTTGTTTCGTTAGGGAGAACGGTCACATTTATTGAATTACCAGATGGAGAAGAAGAAGAATATACAATTGTAGGTAGTGCTGAAGCTGATCCGTTCTCTGGAAAGATTTCAAATGACTCACCAATTGCTCGTGCTCTTTTAGGTAGAGAATTAGATGAGGAAGTAGCAATTGATACACCAGCTGGAGATATGTTAGTTAAAATTATTAAAATTGCATAGTAATTAAATACCTTGATTTTTATTTGTAAAAATAAAAGTTTAGGTATTTTCTTTGTTTTAGCTATTTTTAGGTCTAAAGACGGATAGTAAAGCCATGAGATAATTGTTTATAATATGAGTACAATAGAGTGTAAAAAGGAGCTGAAGAGATGAGGAGCTCATGGAAGTTTTTTTTAGTTTTTGAATTATTACTTTTAGTGTGGGCAATGTACCAATTAACAAGTAATATCCCTATATTAGTATTCTTAGTGATAGCGATTCTAAACTTAGTTTATGTTTTCTTCAAAAAAAGACGAACATCATTTAATCAATTTCAAATGATAGCAGCTTTAATAGTTGGTGTGTTATGTCTGTTAAGTAGTCCTGCTATTTGGGTAATGATTATTGTTGGAATCCTATATTTTGGCTTAGTTGGTGTAGAATTTTCAGGAATTAATATTTTAAATAGTATGACCTCGAAAAAGAAGCAAATTAAAATGATTAAAACGACAAGTAAAATTAATAAGTCAGGCAAACGTTTCAAGCGTTCTTGGATTGGTAGTCAGCGTCTTGGAAATGATACTTATGAATGGGATGATATCAATATGATAGTTGGTATTGGTGATACTATTATTGATTTAGGTAATACGTTATTACCAAAAGAAGATAATGTGGTTATCATTCGCAAAGGCTTTGGTAGGACACGTATCTTAGTTCCAACTGGAATAGGTATTTTACTAGAGCATTCAAGTTTAAGAGGATCAGTTCAATTTGATGATGAGTTATATCAGCTAAGTAATGAATCCATTAAATTATATAGTCAAGATTATGATGAAGCTGCTAGAAGATTAAAAATTATTACGAGTACCTTGTTTGGAGATATTGAGGTGATTCGTGTATGATGGGGAAAAAGAATAGACCTTTATTTTTTTTCTACACTTTTGTTTTGACTTTTTTAGTATTGATTATCACCTTATACACATATTTTTATGCTAAAAAGCAAGAGAAGTGGATGCTAGAACTTATTACAACAAGGTTATTTAAAGTTCCCTTTTTAGTTTATATCATTATTATTTCCCTTGTTGTAAGTGGTATTGTGCTTGGCATTTTATATTTGATTAATCACTATGTGTATGGCCGAGTAGAAGAGCAAGTACATTCTTTAAGTAAAGGGAATTATGATACTGTGATTTTTAATCAAACACTTCATGATGGTGACACAGAACTTATTACCGATGTGGAGCAAGATATTGTATTAATTAGAGATAAAATGATGAGCATGTCTAAAGAAATTCAAGAATTAAATGCAATTCCGCCACAATTTAGTGGGGAGTCTAAAGAAGAAATTATAAAATTAGAACGTTATAGAATTGCTAGAGAATTACACGATTCTGTCAGTCAACAGTTATTTGCTGCAACTATGATGTTATCTACTTTAAATGAGCTGCTAGACGAGTTAGATGTACCAGACATTGTAGAGAGTCAGTTAAAAGTCATTACTTCCATTATTAATACCTCTCAATCAGAGATGCGCGCTTTACTACTTCATTTACGACCGATTAATCTAGAAGGTAAATCCTTACAAAAAGGTATTGAAATGCTATTGAAAGAATTGGAAACAAAGATTAATATAGAGTTAATCTGGCAAGTAGAAGATATCAGATTACCAGATTATATTGAGGATAATATTTTTAGAATCACTCAAGAACTATTATCTAATACCTTACGACATGCTAAGGCTGATTTATTAGAGGTTTATCTGACTAAGATTGATCAGATGGTACTACTTCGTGTGGTTGATGACGGGGTTGGCTTTGATAAATCAGATGAAAAAGTTGGAAGTTACGGCTTACAAAATATTCAAGAAAGAGTTCAAGGCATGGGTGGAACATGTCGGATTGTTAGCTTTAAAGGACAAGGAACGAGTATTGAAATCAAAATTCCTATTATAAAGGAGAAATTAGATGATTAGAGTATTATTAATAGACGATCATGAAATGGTACGTCTTGGTGTTTCTTCTTATTTGTCAATCCAGTCAGATATAGAAGTTGTTGGGGAGGCTGAAAATGGAAGAGTAGGCTATGAAAAAGCGATAGATTTAAAACCAGATGTCATTTTAATGGATTTGGTCATGGACGAGATGGATGGTATTGAATCAACAACTAAAATCTTATCAGAATGGCCTGAAGCTAAAATTATTATTGTTACAAGTTTTATTGATGATGAGAAAGTATACCCAGCAATTGAAGCAGGAGCTGCTGGTTACTTACTGAAAACTTCTTCTGCTAAAGATATAGCAAATGCTATTAGATCAGCTAATAAGGGAGAAAAGGTACTTGAGCCAGAGGTAACAAGCAAGATGATGGAACGTTTATCAAAACCACATGAGCATATCTTACATGAAGATTTGACTAATCGTGAAAAGGAAATTTTATTACTTATTTCTGAGGGAAAAAGTAATCAAGAAATTGCCGATGACTTGTTTATTACATTAAAAACAGTGAAAACTCATGTGTCAAACATCTTATCAAAATTAAATGTAGATGACAGAACACAGGCGGCTATCTATGCCTTTAAACATGGGATTGTAAAATAAAGAATTAGGAGAATTAAGATGAGAAAAACATTTGCTATTATCGGTTTAGGACGTTTTGGTGGTAGTGTTTGTAAAGAATTAATTGAATCAGACCAAGAGGTTTTAGCTATCGATAATTGTGAAGACCGGGTCAATAAATACATGAATATTGCAACACATACAGTACTAGCTAATGCTCAAGATGAATCAACATTAAGGTCATTAGGACTTAGAAATTTTGATTATGTTATTGTT contains:
- the liaF gene encoding cell wall-active antibiotics response protein LiaF, encoding MRSSWKFFLVFELLLLVWAMYQLTSNIPILVFLVIAILNLVYVFFKKRRTSFNQFQMIAALIVGVLCLLSSPAIWVMIIVGILYFGLVGVEFSGINILNSMTSKKKQIKMIKTTSKINKSGKRFKRSWIGSQRLGNDTYEWDDINMIVGIGDTIIDLGNTLLPKEDNVVIIRKGFGRTRILVPTGIGILLEHSSLRGSVQFDDELYQLSNESIKLYSQDYDEAARRLKIITSTLFGDIEVIRV
- a CDS encoding sensor histidine kinase, coding for MMGKKNRPLFFFYTFVLTFLVLIITLYTYFYAKKQEKWMLELITTRLFKVPFLVYIIIISLVVSGIVLGILYLINHYVYGRVEEQVHSLSKGNYDTVIFNQTLHDGDTELITDVEQDIVLIRDKMMSMSKEIQELNAIPPQFSGESKEEIIKLERYRIARELHDSVSQQLFAATMMLSTLNELLDELDVPDIVESQLKVITSIINTSQSEMRALLLHLRPINLEGKSLQKGIEMLLKELETKINIELIWQVEDIRLPDYIEDNIFRITQELLSNTLRHAKADLLEVYLTKIDQMVLLRVVDDGVGFDKSDEKVGSYGLQNIQERVQGMGGTCRIVSFKGQGTSIEIKIPIIKEKLDD
- the mltG gene encoding endolytic transglycosylase MltG, with the translated sequence MRDKEDDYNPVGDDENHQVPIDNEGSIHGEHKQTHDTLNDKEDIEKRFNKRQKENNMVRKIVWIVVVVLLLVLGIASFSFYSYFTTSLKPLNSKDDDLVQIEIPIGSSSKDIGQILEKNHVIKSGLVFSYYVKMNNRSDFQAGFYQMAPNMTLDEISESLENGGTDEPISLADAKLTIPEGYTVAQIAKLVADNTDITEDDFLVLMKNDDYFNVLVDKYPELLTSAKEAKDVRYKLEGYLYPATYYYYQDMSLEDLVTQMVDKTNQVMTPFYETIKQKNLTVQQVLTLASLVEKEGLTEEDRRKISQVFFNRLAIEMPLQSDISILYAKDEHKVHLSEKDTLVDSPYNLYVNKGTGPGPFNNPSEQAIKAVLNPDPIDDLYFLADVSTGKVYYAKTYDEHLAYKKEYIDDKVE
- the greA gene encoding transcription elongation factor GreA — its product is MEKVYPMTLEGKEKLEEELEMLKTVKRKEIVERIKIARSFGDLSENSEYESAKDEQAFVEGKITSLENMIRFAEIIDNDNTDSSVVSLGRTVTFIELPDGEEEEYTIVGSAEADPFSGKISNDSPIARALLGRELDEEVAIDTPAGDMLVKIIKIA
- a CDS encoding zinc ribbon domain-containing protein YjdM; amino-acid sequence: METLPNCPKCGSSYTYEDSSLFVCPECAHEWNEIEEVETDEAVVKDSNGNVLVDGDSVTVIKDLKVKGASQPIKQGTKVKNIRLVEGDHNIDCKVDGFGPMKLKSEFVKKL
- a CDS encoding response regulator transcription factor, with the translated sequence MIRVLLIDDHEMVRLGVSSYLSIQSDIEVVGEAENGRVGYEKAIDLKPDVILMDLVMDEMDGIESTTKILSEWPEAKIIIVTSFIDDEKVYPAIEAGAAGYLLKTSSAKDIANAIRSANKGEKVLEPEVTSKMMERLSKPHEHILHEDLTNREKEILLLISEGKSNQEIADDLFITLKTVKTHVSNILSKLNVDDRTQAAIYAFKHGIVK